The following are from one region of the Paenibacillus sabinae T27 genome:
- the qoxA gene encoding cytochrome aa3 quinol oxidase subunit II, with the protein MNKKGPLYALFISLFLLLPGCSSITVLNPKGPAAKTLSDTIILSILTMLGVLAVVYILYIIMLVKYRAKKSNEGYIPPHEEGNIWLETTWIAIPIIIVAFLSVVTVKTTNAVENVPEGYKDQKPMVIYASSSNWKWHFSYPEEGIETVNYVNFPVNRPVEFRLYSFGPISSFWIPQLGGQKYAMSDMTTYLNLVSETQGDFLGRNTNFSGKGYAQMEFTARSMSAEEYDQWIKDVKATAPKLTEDKFKSLLATAHVGQETFSSTHLSFSPPPGEHSEHMDMDHSNMEMDNGNMEHQENKDIHPSPAPEKQSEFDSQPNPELNSPLPSSPAAEATHQSH; encoded by the coding sequence ATGAACAAAAAAGGGCCTTTATACGCATTGTTTATCAGCCTTTTCCTGCTGCTGCCCGGATGCAGTTCGATTACCGTTCTGAATCCGAAGGGACCCGCCGCAAAAACGCTGTCCGACACGATCATCCTGTCCATTCTGACGATGCTCGGCGTCCTGGCCGTGGTTTACATCCTCTACATTATCATGCTCGTGAAGTACCGTGCAAAAAAAAGCAACGAAGGGTACATTCCTCCGCATGAAGAAGGAAATATATGGCTGGAGACCACCTGGATCGCCATTCCGATCATCATCGTCGCCTTCCTCTCGGTTGTCACGGTGAAGACGACAAATGCCGTGGAGAATGTTCCCGAGGGCTACAAGGATCAGAAACCGATGGTCATTTATGCTTCGTCCTCCAACTGGAAATGGCATTTCAGCTATCCGGAGGAAGGCATTGAAACCGTTAACTATGTGAACTTCCCCGTCAATCGTCCGGTCGAGTTCAGGCTCTATTCCTTCGGGCCGATTTCAAGCTTCTGGATTCCGCAGCTCGGCGGACAGAAATACGCGATGAGCGATATGACGACCTATCTGAATCTTGTCTCGGAAACCCAGGGCGATTTCCTTGGAAGAAATACGAACTTCAGCGGCAAGGGCTATGCCCAAATGGAGTTCACGGCTAGATCGATGAGCGCCGAAGAATATGACCAATGGATAAAAGACGTCAAGGCTACCGCTCCGAAGCTGACCGAAGACAAGTTCAAATCGCTGCTGGCTACGGCTCATGTCGGACAGGAAACGTTCTCGTCCACGCATCTGTCGTTCAGCCCTCCTCCGGGAGAGCATAGCGAGCATATGGACATGGACCACAGCAACATGGAGATGGACAACGGCAACATGGAGCACCAGGAGAACAAGGACATTCATCCGTCTCCCGCTCCGGAGAAGCAGAGCGAATTCGACAGTCAGCCGAATCCTGAACTGAACTCTCCTCTGCCCAGCTCGCCTGCGGCTGAAGCTACGCACCAGAGCCATTAA
- a CDS encoding polysaccharide deacetylase family protein encodes MSIKNLLLCAILFIIIIAWGPGAIAAESGGIKLAINDSVTDIRAVSVEYSFYVPVRELAEKLKLSLTGTPEDLSLAGDAGSLRILQEGKGITGDGTEISLTVFKRGDNLMVPVKIASLLGYAVSYRPDLHLLRITDGTQTLDDDAFAAKFKNELAPEEPAEPAPDPSPAASESPGSSAPPQDSSKPVAQGKIVYLTFDDGPSATTGQLLDILDEHGAKATFFMLGPRIERFPNQVKRMVQSEQGLGLHGMTHMKSKFYASPSAALAEMNRDNALLKAVSGEFTKLIRTPYGSKPYFTKAFRDEVLGSGYRLWDWNVDSLDWKYGSEGDSVYANVVSQVNKLEKGGAAPIILMHDQKATLKVLPRILEYLQKKGYRYEIITSGMRPVNFWHDTR; translated from the coding sequence TTGTCAATTAAAAATCTGTTGTTATGCGCCATTCTCTTTATCATCATCATCGCATGGGGGCCGGGAGCGATTGCTGCGGAAAGCGGCGGTATCAAGCTGGCAATCAATGATAGTGTTACGGATATACGCGCTGTGTCCGTGGAGTATTCGTTCTATGTGCCGGTTCGCGAGCTTGCGGAGAAGCTGAAGCTCAGCCTTACGGGCACGCCGGAGGATCTGAGTCTAGCTGGAGATGCTGGAAGTCTCAGAATCTTGCAAGAGGGCAAAGGAATCACGGGGGACGGGACGGAGATAAGCCTGACTGTCTTTAAACGCGGAGACAACCTGATGGTTCCCGTGAAAATCGCTTCGCTGCTGGGATATGCCGTGTCCTACCGGCCCGATCTGCATTTGCTGCGGATTACGGACGGGACGCAGACGCTGGACGACGATGCTTTTGCCGCGAAGTTCAAGAACGAGCTTGCGCCGGAGGAGCCGGCCGAGCCTGCCCCGGACCCGTCTCCGGCCGCGTCTGAATCTCCGGGATCTTCCGCGCCTCCACAGGATTCTTCCAAGCCAGTAGCCCAGGGGAAAATCGTCTATTTGACCTTCGACGACGGACCGTCGGCGACGACCGGGCAGCTGCTCGATATTTTGGATGAGCATGGCGCGAAGGCGACCTTTTTCATGCTGGGACCGCGCATCGAGCGTTTCCCGAATCAAGTGAAGCGCATGGTCCAATCGGAGCAGGGCCTCGGCCTGCATGGCATGACCCATATGAAGAGCAAATTTTACGCCTCGCCGTCAGCGGCGCTTGCCGAAATGAACCGGGACAATGCCTTGCTTAAGGCAGTCTCCGGAGAATTCACCAAGCTGATCCGCACGCCTTACGGCAGCAAGCCGTATTTTACGAAAGCCTTCAGAGATGAGGTGCTGGGCAGCGGTTACCGTCTCTGGGACTGGAACGTCGATTCGCTGGACTGGAAGTATGGGAGCGAGGGTGATTCCGTCTATGCCAATGTGGTCAGCCAGGTGAACAAGCTGGAGAAGGGCGGCGCCGCCCCGATCATTCTGATGCATGATCAAAAGGCGACGCTCAAGGTGCTGCCCCGTATTTTGGAGTATCTCCAAAAGAAAGGATACCGATACGAAATCATCACCTCCGGAATGAGGCCGGTGAATTTCTGGCATGATACGCGTTGA
- a CDS encoding TetR/AcrR family transcriptional regulator produces the protein MNETEEQLADKTRKPRQDRSIKTKEAIVQAAAELFSEKGYHRTNTKQIAAAAGVSTGSFYSYFTDKRDVFLDVLKIHSKVMQDHIDAKVAQLSDGQSDKRTVISHMIDSLIQSHAPYITFHRELSAMRLADEGIKEMLESQYDAGRRKTVELLKLSEQELRVGDLEAAAVVVFESVSSVVDRIVFFGGSVSADRIKAELADMLCLYLFGEK, from the coding sequence GTGAACGAAACTGAAGAACAGCTGGCAGACAAAACAAGAAAGCCCCGGCAGGACCGGAGCATCAAGACCAAGGAAGCGATTGTTCAGGCGGCAGCCGAACTCTTTTCCGAAAAAGGCTATCACCGAACGAACACCAAGCAGATCGCCGCCGCTGCGGGCGTCTCCACAGGAAGCTTCTATTCCTATTTCACGGACAAGCGCGATGTGTTTCTTGATGTTCTTAAAATTCACAGTAAAGTAATGCAGGACCATATCGATGCCAAGGTAGCGCAGCTAAGCGACGGGCAGTCTGACAAACGTACGGTCATCTCCCATATGATCGACAGCCTTATCCAATCCCACGCTCCATACATCACCTTTCATCGGGAGCTTTCCGCTATGCGGCTGGCCGACGAGGGGATCAAGGAGATGCTTGAAAGCCAATACGACGCAGGCCGGCGCAAAACAGTGGAGCTTCTGAAGCTGAGCGAGCAGGAGCTGCGTGTGGGCGATCTGGAAGCTGCGGCCGTTGTTGTCTTCGAGTCGGTCAGCAGCGTCGTGGACCGGATTGTCTTCTTCGGCGGAAGCGTTTCAGCAGACCGCATTAAAGCGGAGCTGGCCGACATGCTGTGCCTTTACCTATTCGGCGAAAAATAG
- a CDS encoding MFS transporter, which produces MSEKMKRAFAFTAIILGFFMALLDTTIVNIALPEMRTYFGGGVAEISWVMNGYNLAFAVFILTASRLADQFGRRKVFLIGITLFTVSSLLAGFAPSLEVLIGLRVIQGLAGAIIVPVTIPLTTTTFPKEMHGIIIGIWGAVSGLAAASGPALGGVLTENLDWKWIFFVNVPLGVLSLILTPIFIRESKDVSAGRRVDLAGTLFITGSMFCFVYGLIRVDDWGWTSSAVLLLFAAGLLSLLLFLYAERKGAEPMLPLELMKIKAFNGAALTLLIVGAGLMNISLLTTFFMTRIMGMTELKAGLILSMLAIGSTLTSAVSGPLSGKFGSRWFAAGGVVVMAGATYSLGGLTSASPVSGILLRLALAGIGIGLTMAPVMSAAVRNVPEEKVGISSGVINMTKALGSVLGVAIIVTALQQNLDDKVGAARSSAVQVVRNDAKLLPPVKEALMASLQGAGSGGSAEAASLPSPESAAAAVGSQLRAAASKLAPEERAVLEQSAQGQMRETEAVVDRIGREMKEAAVKGFSRTFALAGLLLLPGIPFALISDRARRRSEGGIPAAEKGTLL; this is translated from the coding sequence ATGAGTGAAAAGATGAAGAGGGCATTTGCGTTCACAGCCATCATTCTGGGATTTTTTATGGCGCTGCTGGATACGACGATCGTTAACATCGCCCTGCCGGAAATGAGAACGTATTTTGGGGGAGGCGTCGCGGAAATTTCGTGGGTCATGAACGGTTACAATTTGGCTTTTGCCGTCTTTATTTTGACGGCTTCCCGGCTGGCAGACCAGTTCGGGCGCAGAAAGGTGTTTCTCATCGGCATCACCTTATTCACCGTCTCCTCGCTGCTCGCCGGATTTGCGCCGAGTCTGGAAGTCTTAATCGGACTGCGGGTTATACAGGGTCTGGCTGGAGCGATCATCGTGCCGGTAACGATTCCGCTGACAACCACGACGTTTCCGAAGGAGATGCATGGCATAATTATCGGGATATGGGGGGCCGTCTCGGGCCTTGCTGCGGCCAGCGGACCGGCGCTCGGGGGAGTGCTGACGGAGAATCTGGACTGGAAGTGGATCTTTTTTGTCAATGTGCCGCTTGGTGTGCTGAGCTTGATTCTGACGCCGATATTCATCAGAGAATCGAAAGATGTCTCTGCCGGACGGAGAGTGGATTTGGCGGGTACGCTGTTCATTACCGGGAGTATGTTCTGTTTCGTTTATGGCCTGATCCGGGTCGATGATTGGGGCTGGACCTCTTCGGCCGTTCTGCTGCTCTTCGCTGCCGGTTTGCTTTCCCTGCTTCTTTTTCTGTATGCGGAGCGTAAGGGTGCTGAACCGATGCTTCCGCTGGAGCTGATGAAGATCAAAGCCTTTAACGGAGCGGCTCTGACTTTGCTGATTGTCGGTGCCGGGCTGATGAATATTTCGCTGCTGACCACCTTTTTTATGACGCGTATTATGGGAATGACCGAACTTAAGGCGGGGTTGATTCTGTCGATGCTGGCAATCGGTTCGACCTTGACCTCGGCGGTTTCCGGACCGCTGTCCGGGAAGTTCGGAAGCCGGTGGTTCGCCGCAGGAGGAGTCGTGGTGATGGCAGGCGCCACCTATTCCCTTGGCGGGTTGACCTCCGCCTCGCCGGTGAGCGGCATTCTGCTGCGCCTGGCATTGGCCGGCATCGGAATTGGCCTTACGATGGCTCCGGTCATGTCGGCGGCGGTCCGGAATGTACCCGAGGAGAAGGTCGGCATTTCCTCGGGTGTCATCAATATGACAAAGGCGCTTGGCAGTGTTCTTGGCGTAGCCATCATCGTCACTGCACTCCAGCAGAATCTTGACGATAAGGTCGGAGCCGCACGCAGCAGCGCCGTGCAGGTGGTCCGGAACGACGCAAAGCTGCTGCCGCCCGTGAAGGAAGCCCTGATGGCGTCGCTGCAAGGCGCCGGTTCCGGGGGTTCGGCCGAAGCGGCTTCGCTTCCTTCGCCGGAGAGCGCGGCGGCGGCAGTCGGCTCGCAGCTTCGGGCGGCCGCTTCGAAGCTTGCGCCGGAAGAACGGGCGGTGCTTGAGCAGTCGGCGCAAGGCCAGATGCGCGAGACGGAAGCCGTCGTAGATCGGATCGGCCGCGAAATGAAGGAGGCGGCGGTGAAGGGGTTCAGCCGCACCTTTGCGCTGGCCGGGCTTCTGCTGCTCCCCGGGATTCCCTTCGCCCTGATCAGCGACCGGGCCCGGCGGCGCAGCGAAGGAGGAATTCCGGCTGCGGAGAAAGGAACGCTGCTCTAA
- a CDS encoding GntR family transcriptional regulator, producing the protein MFELDVRSRRPIYEQLTDKIKELILYGILRSDEQLPSVRTLSAQLTVNPNTIQKAYRELEREGYIYSRPGKGSFVSPAQQGTNAAKKAEVREELLRLMAEAVYLGFTEAEIGELFKQTSEKKGEEDQP; encoded by the coding sequence GTGTTCGAGCTGGACGTTCGCAGCCGCAGACCGATTTACGAGCAGTTAACGGATAAAATCAAGGAATTGATTTTGTACGGCATTTTACGGTCCGATGAGCAGCTTCCGTCCGTACGGACGCTGTCGGCGCAGCTTACCGTGAATCCGAATACCATTCAGAAGGCTTACCGTGAACTGGAGCGGGAAGGCTATATTTATTCCCGGCCGGGAAAGGGCAGCTTCGTTTCGCCTGCGCAGCAGGGGACGAACGCAGCCAAGAAGGCTGAAGTGCGCGAGGAGCTGCTGCGACTGATGGCAGAGGCCGTATACCTCGGCTTTACCGAAGCGGAAATCGGCGAATTATTTAAACAGACGTCGGAGAAAAAAGGGGAGGAGGATCAGCCATGA
- a CDS encoding ABC transporter ATP-binding protein, with amino-acid sequence MIEIREVSKIFQDRKAVQGMSLTIHKGNIFGLLGSNGAGKTTLLKTLAGIYIPDGGSVRIDGKPVFENPETKGRIVFMPDFPYFFPQASIRQMADFYSSVYPHWSRERFEELGGLFSLDPKRKLNRLSKGMRQQAAFWLALSCMPDVLIMDEPLDGLDPVMRRLIKNVLFQEVAERGLTAVISSHNLREIEDLCDHVGIMHEGALLIDKELDELKSDTHKVQVAFRDERHESALSGKLNILHHERRGSVSLFIVKGDRERIADTFRVYNPYVLDLLPLTLEEIFIYEMEGAGYDIAPILL; translated from the coding sequence ATGATCGAGATACGGGAGGTCAGCAAAATTTTTCAGGACCGGAAGGCGGTTCAGGGAATGTCCTTGACCATACATAAAGGGAACATATTCGGTCTGCTCGGCTCCAACGGGGCGGGCAAGACGACGCTGCTTAAGACGCTTGCGGGGATCTACATTCCCGATGGGGGAAGCGTACGGATTGACGGCAAGCCGGTGTTTGAGAACCCTGAAACCAAGGGGAGAATCGTATTTATGCCGGATTTTCCTTATTTCTTCCCTCAGGCTTCCATCCGGCAGATGGCCGATTTCTACAGCTCCGTCTACCCGCACTGGAGCCGGGAACGCTTTGAGGAGCTTGGCGGATTGTTCTCGCTGGACCCGAAGCGCAAGCTGAACCGGCTGTCCAAGGGGATGCGGCAGCAGGCCGCTTTTTGGCTGGCGCTCAGCTGCATGCCGGATGTGCTGATCATGGATGAGCCGCTCGACGGGCTCGATCCGGTAATGCGGCGGCTGATTAAAAATGTGCTGTTCCAGGAGGTGGCCGAGCGCGGCCTTACCGCCGTCATCTCCTCGCATAATTTGCGCGAGATTGAAGACCTCTGCGACCATGTCGGCATTATGCACGAAGGGGCGCTGCTGATCGACAAGGAGCTTGACGAGCTCAAATCCGACACGCATAAAGTGCAGGTCGCTTTCCGGGATGAACGGCATGAATCGGCGCTGTCTGGCAAGCTGAACATTCTGCACCACGAGCGGCGGGGGAGCGTCTCCCTCTTTATCGTAAAAGGAGACCGCGAGCGGATCGCGGACACCTTCCGGGTCTATAACCCGTACGTTCTGGATCTTCTGCCGCTGACCCTGGAAGAAATCTTTATTTACGAAATGGAGGGAGCGGGCTATGACATCGCGCCGATTCTACTTTAA
- a CDS encoding DUF6449 domain-containing protein has translation MTSRRFYFNRGMLRQNLRQHSWIAVVYLLGLLFALPLQMFLGGNPDSPPQKVKDLFYISGSLTMLFTLSLPVAAGLLLFRYLQHKGAADMAHSLPLRRKHLLTVQLLSGFILLLVPVWLTALAAGVVRTWDGNRFLYGGADVWAWGAIVSLLSLFLFTLTAFAGICLGITVLQGIVVYILLILPAVLSQMALFHLSMYLYGFPYNNLRGIDYWSPLLHMININAVPYSWGELGIYAALIVLFVLLSYVLYRKRQVETAGQAIAFTYFNPLFKGGVMLCAMLISGTYFAQMRPGGIGWAVAGFAIGAVIGYAGAEMVIRKSWQILNRKLPLRFAGYVVVLGLLLYLPVSPLTGFETRLPAADKVAGVYAGSNYQAYTYSEPVPLSDVDYNSIGSPYKGVDPFSSDPAYITSVRKLHEALVQVRPGDGEDRYKVYSGRKLFSYTLVYELKDGHKITRQYNVPIEGFEPELKAVMESPAFKRTEYLLPLLDKEAASIQVSSGIRYVNITDAADIATFKELLKKEILNMSLEDQTDDAVTLANIRIATEESMNHPYSGYLFEGYKWKPSFHELGAWLEQKGYAEKVRIKPQDLVSVEVAKQSGEDVLSKEMNYDPWAHLGAARKAGRSVIVKDKARVDEILKIRREYSIQKGSYIVLLKFRNGNSDFNRLNASDLTPELKALLP, from the coding sequence ATGACATCGCGCCGATTCTACTTTAACCGGGGGATGCTCCGGCAAAACCTAAGGCAGCACTCCTGGATCGCCGTCGTGTACCTGCTCGGTCTGCTGTTCGCTCTTCCGCTGCAAATGTTTCTTGGCGGAAATCCTGACTCGCCGCCGCAGAAGGTGAAGGATCTGTTCTACATCAGCGGCTCACTGACCATGCTGTTCACGCTGTCGCTGCCTGTGGCAGCCGGTCTGCTGCTGTTCCGCTACCTTCAGCATAAAGGGGCGGCGGACATGGCGCACAGCCTTCCGCTCCGACGGAAGCATCTGCTGACGGTCCAACTGCTTAGCGGTTTCATTCTGCTGCTCGTTCCGGTGTGGCTTACGGCGCTGGCCGCCGGCGTGGTGCGGACCTGGGACGGGAACAGGTTTCTGTACGGCGGAGCGGATGTATGGGCCTGGGGAGCCATAGTCAGCCTGCTCTCGCTGTTCCTGTTCACCTTGACTGCTTTCGCCGGCATATGCCTCGGTATTACCGTGCTGCAGGGCATTGTGGTTTATATTTTGCTGATTCTGCCTGCTGTGCTCTCGCAAATGGCTCTTTTCCATTTATCTATGTACCTGTACGGGTTTCCGTACAATAATTTGCGAGGGATAGACTACTGGTCCCCGCTACTCCACATGATAAATATTAACGCGGTGCCTTATTCCTGGGGAGAACTCGGCATCTACGCGGCATTAATCGTTCTGTTCGTCCTGCTGTCGTATGTGCTGTACCGCAAGCGTCAGGTGGAGACGGCGGGACAGGCGATCGCATTCACCTACTTCAATCCGCTGTTTAAAGGCGGAGTCATGCTGTGCGCCATGCTGATCTCCGGAACCTATTTTGCCCAAATGCGTCCGGGAGGCATCGGGTGGGCCGTCGCCGGCTTCGCGATCGGGGCCGTTATCGGCTATGCCGGAGCGGAAATGGTCATCCGGAAATCGTGGCAAATCCTGAACCGGAAGCTGCCCCTGCGTTTTGCGGGTTACGTGGTTGTTCTTGGACTGCTGCTGTACCTTCCCGTATCGCCCCTTACCGGCTTTGAGACGAGATTACCCGCTGCAGACAAGGTTGCCGGGGTATACGCCGGAAGCAATTATCAGGCTTATACGTATTCGGAACCGGTGCCTCTAAGTGACGTTGATTACAATTCGATCGGCAGTCCTTACAAGGGAGTAGACCCGTTTTCCTCAGACCCTGCTTATATAACGTCCGTCCGCAAGCTCCATGAAGCGCTTGTTCAGGTTCGGCCGGGGGACGGAGAGGACCGGTACAAAGTTTACTCGGGACGAAAATTATTCAGCTATACCTTGGTTTATGAGCTAAAGGACGGACACAAGATTACCAGACAGTACAATGTGCCGATAGAAGGCTTCGAGCCCGAACTTAAAGCGGTGATGGAGTCCCCTGCATTCAAACGGACCGAATATCTCCTGCCGCTGCTCGACAAGGAGGCCGCGAGCATTCAGGTAAGCTCAGGCATCAGATACGTAAACATCACGGATGCTGCGGATATCGCTACATTTAAAGAGCTTCTGAAGAAAGAGATTCTGAATATGTCCCTTGAAGATCAGACGGACGATGCGGTCACGCTGGCCAACATCCGTATCGCGACGGAAGAGTCGATGAACCATCCTTATTCGGGATACTTGTTCGAAGGCTATAAATGGAAACCTTCTTTCCACGAGCTGGGGGCTTGGCTTGAACAGAAAGGCTATGCGGAAAAGGTCCGGATCAAACCCCAAGATCTCGTATCCGTCGAGGTGGCGAAGCAGAGCGGCGAGGATGTCCTTTCCAAAGAAATGAATTATGATCCGTGGGCGCATCTTGGGGCTGCAAGGAAAGCGGGAAGGTCTGTCATTGTCAAAGACAAGGCGCGGGTTGACGAGATCTTAAAAATACGGCGGGAGTATTCAATCCAGAAGGGATCGTATATCGTTCTGCTGAAATTCAGGAACGGAAACAGCGACTTTAACAGGCTAAATGCTTCCGATCTGACGCCCGAACTAAAAGCGCTGCTGCCCTAG
- a CDS encoding mismatch-specific DNA-glycosylase yields MNPVEDHLDFGLQIVFIGFNPSLRSGEVGHHYANPRNNFWRILYRSGLTPRLYEASEDGELLKLGYGFTNIVARPTRGAEDITREEYDQGREMLRAKLMKYRPQIACFVGKGVYTEFSRRAKADWGFQEALEPVVDGVREFVAPSSSGLVRMPMDEIVGIYRRLSEAVRERTDL; encoded by the coding sequence ATGAATCCGGTGGAGGATCATCTTGATTTCGGGCTGCAAATTGTATTCATCGGCTTCAACCCGAGCTTGCGCTCCGGAGAAGTCGGACATCATTATGCGAACCCGCGCAATAACTTCTGGAGAATTCTGTACCGCAGCGGACTTACACCCCGGCTGTACGAAGCTTCCGAGGACGGCGAACTGCTGAAGCTCGGCTACGGCTTCACCAATATCGTCGCCCGCCCCACGCGGGGAGCGGAGGACATTACCCGCGAGGAATATGATCAGGGGCGGGAAATGCTTCGCGCCAAGCTGATGAAGTACCGGCCGCAAATCGCCTGCTTTGTCGGCAAGGGCGTGTACACGGAATTCAGCCGCAGGGCGAAGGCCGATTGGGGCTTCCAGGAGGCGCTGGAGCCGGTGGTCGATGGCGTGCGCGAGTTCGTCGCGCCGTCCTCCAGCGGGCTGGTGCGTATGCCTATGGATGAAATTGTCGGCATTTACCGCAGGCTAAGCGAGGCGGTGCGGGAACGTACGGATCTGTAG
- a CDS encoding YjjG family noncanonical pyrimidine nucleotidase yields the protein MKYEVILFDADDTLFDYDQAESYALREAFKQFGMHSSYEVCAPAYKEINKALWRDLELGLISSAALRVERFTRLFAAHGLELDPESFSAAYLLHLGEGIFLVEGAAELCNELADCRLAVITNGIKEVQYSRIQGSSLRGAFAQIIISEEVGSQKPERGIFDHAFARLGLTTEDKRKVLIVGDTLTSDIQGGISYGIDTCWFNPLGKPKDPEIVPTYEIRALSELRLIIEGREPGGLLGVEGGPGREEPIS from the coding sequence GTGAAATATGAAGTCATTCTGTTTGACGCGGACGATACGCTGTTCGACTACGATCAAGCGGAGAGCTATGCGCTGCGGGAAGCTTTTAAGCAGTTCGGCATGCATTCCAGCTACGAGGTTTGCGCCCCTGCCTACAAAGAAATCAATAAAGCGCTGTGGCGGGATCTGGAACTGGGGCTGATTTCCTCCGCCGCGCTGCGTGTGGAACGGTTTACCCGGCTGTTTGCCGCGCATGGCCTTGAACTGGACCCGGAGTCGTTCAGCGCCGCTTACTTGCTCCATCTGGGAGAGGGGATTTTCCTGGTCGAGGGGGCGGCGGAGCTGTGCAATGAGCTTGCGGATTGCCGTCTCGCGGTGATTACCAACGGGATCAAGGAGGTTCAGTACTCACGCATTCAAGGCTCGTCGCTTCGCGGTGCGTTCGCGCAGATTATCATCTCCGAGGAAGTCGGAAGCCAGAAGCCGGAGCGGGGCATCTTCGACCACGCTTTCGCCAGACTGGGACTCACCACCGAGGACAAGCGCAAAGTGCTGATCGTCGGCGATACGCTAACCTCGGACATTCAGGGCGGCATTTCCTACGGCATCGACACCTGCTGGTTCAACCCCCTGGGAAAGCCCAAGGACCCGGAAATTGTTCCGACCTATGAAATACGGGCGTTATCGGAGCTGCGGCTTATTATCGAAGGCAGAGAGCCGGGAGGACTTCTAGGCGTCGAAGGTGGACCGGGCAGGGAAGAGCCGATATCTTGA
- a CDS encoding ring-cleaving dioxygenase: MELKGLHHVSAITANAQENFKFYTEVLGLRLVKKTVNQDDISVYHLFYGDEKGSPGTEVTFFEIPMAGRNRDGNNSISALSLRVPTDAALDYWQVRLGQYGIKHGEITDRGGRLTLFFRDPEGQRLILVSDENNQGVAGGRPWTKGPVPAEYAIAGLGPAHLTVENAGPTAAVLEQLLGFRRRGAYPSAVPGQPDVIVFETGEGGSGAEVHVEERNDLPPEHLGRGGVHHVAFRVDNEEELKQWIEQLRSANLPNSGFVDRFYFRSLYFREPGGILFELATDGPGFDTDEPADRLGESLALPPFLEPKRSQIEEMLKPLDTRQ; the protein is encoded by the coding sequence ATGGAACTCAAAGGACTTCACCATGTATCCGCCATTACGGCCAATGCGCAGGAGAACTTCAAGTTTTACACCGAGGTTCTGGGCCTGCGGCTGGTCAAAAAAACGGTCAATCAGGACGATATCTCCGTCTACCACTTATTCTACGGCGATGAAAAAGGAAGCCCCGGCACCGAGGTCACCTTCTTCGAAATACCAATGGCGGGACGCAACCGGGACGGGAATAACAGCATCTCCGCACTGTCGCTGCGGGTTCCCACCGACGCCGCTTTGGACTATTGGCAGGTGCGGCTCGGACAATACGGGATCAAGCACGGAGAGATTACGGACCGCGGCGGGCGGCTAACGCTGTTCTTCCGCGACCCCGAAGGACAGCGGCTCATCCTCGTCTCGGATGAGAACAATCAAGGCGTCGCAGGCGGCCGCCCGTGGACCAAAGGCCCCGTTCCGGCCGAATACGCCATCGCCGGACTTGGGCCGGCGCATCTGACGGTGGAGAACGCCGGACCGACCGCAGCCGTGCTGGAGCAGCTCCTCGGATTCCGGCGCAGGGGTGCCTATCCTTCGGCTGTCCCGGGCCAGCCGGACGTCATCGTGTTTGAGACCGGCGAAGGCGGCTCGGGCGCCGAGGTGCATGTCGAGGAGCGGAATGATCTGCCGCCCGAGCATCTGGGCCGGGGCGGCGTGCATCATGTCGCCTTCCGGGTGGACAACGAAGAGGAGCTCAAGCAGTGGATTGAGCAGCTCCGTTCCGCGAATCTCCCCAATTCCGGCTTTGTCGACCGCTTCTACTTCCGTTCCCTGTACTTCCGGGAGCCTGGCGGCATTTTGTTCGAGCTGGCTACGGACGGGCCGGGCTTCGATACGGACGAGCCGGCCGACCGTCTTGGCGAATCGCTGGCGCTGCCTCCGTTCCTGGAGCCAAAGCGCAGCCAGATCGAGGAAATGCTGAAGCCGCTGGATACGCGGCAGTAA